One window of the Xiphophorus hellerii strain 12219 chromosome 15, Xiphophorus_hellerii-4.1, whole genome shotgun sequence genome contains the following:
- the LOC116733649 gene encoding LOW QUALITY PROTEIN: trifunctional purine biosynthetic protein adenosine-3-like (The sequence of the model RefSeq protein was modified relative to this genomic sequence to represent the inferred CDS: inserted 1 base in 1 codon) produces the protein ASVAFCCVSAEVSVSNHSILARFCKDHHVGLVVVGPEAPLAAGMVDDLTAAVILCFGPSAAAARLESSKSFAKAFMERHGVPTARYGSFSDPQDACSFIRGADFQALVVKAGGLAAGKGVIVAGDRDEACRAVVEIVKDGAFGSAGTTVVIEELLEGQEVSCLCFSDGTWVSPMPPAQDHKRLQDGDAGPLTGGMGAYCPTPQVSEELLQQIRESILQKTVDGMRREGTPYMGVLYAGLMLTNRGPKVLEFNCRFGDPECQVLLPLLQSVIMNTVSGILASNVPVWQQGSSAVVMASAGYPGSYVKGVEITGLTRLQEAGLQAFHAGTALKDDRVVSSGGRVLAVTAVXVGFPGAVYRRDIGHWAIAHQNQNRGRLTYKDSGVDIAAGNQLVDIIKPLARSTTRPGCDAELGGFAGLFDLKAAGFVDPILVSGTDGVGTKLKIAQACGRHGGLGQDLVAMCVNDVLAHGAEPLFFLDYFSCGSLDVEVAASIGGGVAKACEAAGCALLGKNRPDAASLSTTRTS, from the exons GCCTCTGTAGCTTTCTGTTGCGTTTCTGCAGAGGTGTCGGTGAGCAACCACAGCATCCTGGCTCGGTTCTGTAAGGACCACCACGTCGGTTTGGTCGTAGTCGGACCCGAGGCGCCGCTGGCAGCAG GTATGGTGGACGATCTGACGGCGGCggtcattttgtgttttggaccGTCGGCTGCGGCGGCTCGGTTGGAGTCCAGTAAGAGTTTCGCAAAGGCGTTCATGGAGCGTCACGGCGTTCCCACGGCTCGCTACGGCTCCTTCAGCGACCCGCAGGACGCCTGCAGCTTCATCCGCGG CGCCGACTTTCAGGCTCTGGTGGTGAAGGCCGGTGGGCTGGCGGCGGGAAAGGGAGTCATCGTCGCCGGGGATCGGGACGAAGCCTGCCGGGCCGTCGTGGAGATCGTGAAG GACGGAGCCTTTGGGTCAGCAGGAACAACGGTTGTTATTGAGGAGCTTTTGGAGGGACAGGAAGTGTCT tgtctgTGCTTCAGCGACGGTACCTGGGTCTCTCCGATGCCACCGGCTCAGGACCACAAGCGACTCCAGGACGGAGACGCGGGGCCCCTCACGGGCGGGATGGGGGCCTACTGCCCCACCCCACAG GTGAGCgaagagctgctgcagcagatcaGAGAGTCGATCCTGCAGAAGACTGTGGATGGGATGAGGCGGGAAGGAACTCCTTATATGG GCGTTCTGTACGCGGGCCTCATGCTGACCAATCGGGGGCCTAAAGTTCTGGAGTTCAACTGTCGCTTTGGCGACCCAGAATGCCAGGttctgcttcctctgctgcAGAGCGTCATCATGAACACCGTAAGCGGGATCCTGGCCTCCAACGTCCCCGTGTGGCAGCAGGGCAGCTCTGCCGTGGTGATGGCCAGCGCAGGATACCCGGGTTCCTACGTGAAAGGGGTCGAGATCACAG GTCTGACCCGGCTGCAGGAGGCCGGGCTCCAGGCGTTCCACGCCGGCACCGCCCTGAAGGACGACCGGGTGGTGTCGAGTGGCGGCAGAGTGCTGGCCGTGACGGCGG CTGTTGGATTCCCGGGCGCCGTGTACCGGCGAGACATCGGCCACTGGGCCATCgctcaccagaaccagaaccg CGGGCGTCTGACCTACAAGGACAGCGGAGTGGACATCGCTGCTGGGAACCAGCTGGTGGACATCATCAAGCCTCTGGCCAGATCCACGACCCGACCCG GCTGCGATGCAGAGCTGGGAGGTTTTGCTGGACTGTTTGACCTGAAGGCGGCCGGGTTTGTTGACCCGATCCTGGTTTCTGGGACAGACGGTGTTGGAACTAAGCTGAAG ATCGCCCAGGCCTGTGGCCGTCATGGCGGTCTGGGTCAGGACTTGGTTGCCATGTGTGTGAACGATGTTTTGGCTCACGGCGCCGAGCCGCTCTTCTTCCTGGACTACTTCTCTTGCGGCAGTCTGGATGTAGAAGTTGCCGCCTCCATCGGCGGCGGCGTCGCCAAGGCGTGTGAGGCGGCCGGCTGCGCCCTGCTGGGTAAAAACCGACCTGATGCAGCCAGTCTGTCAACCACACGGACTTCATGA